One genomic segment of Styela clava chromosome 3, kaStyClav1.hap1.2, whole genome shotgun sequence includes these proteins:
- the LOC120343362 gene encoding uncharacterized protein LOC120343362 — protein MASKVVYIIIFTIIFCAIFNTSHGIPGDCPTEDSSYCNAGECENSTEVNGTHYCVCNFNIIGVWCNATWTLTASVSVSVPEVNNPVTFTIESSQNAQVNLTSPKHEVLTASAPGPSFVYKYIVSSVSFSDIGEYNFDAFLSYEGLDFSNSALAKIDYVLTVEITPSSQQIYFQKGDTEMSLTVNVITSNDNFTNVTVLVTKDAVSETVKINSDGKATYNFDDAISTDDSGTYLFTATEKYGEFTRTKTAEINVTVEVPAEAPTIGSSGNSLTVTRGSGQNLTCNENGGNPTPTVMWLKDGKKVLLGSDSSTVYQTATGVLVFSQTVPFDAGGNYTCTAQNYLQSSGKNKTASISISITIEGKPELINSGSNSNLQNETVTFSCDFDAWPSSSISWIFNGTMISDNEQFSISTKDAVEAYRKNSELKIRHSALCLGSGVITCSAKNKLNTKSKDFDLNKDPYGVYKDFYIIFPAQEKIFTEAENYCIGLGGNLVDIHSVSESQYIEELAESNSIAEFFIGLKYNGTDWQWTTNTIITYTNWATTPTSGCGLNVYTSDTWSWKAEKCNDQKRFACKVKADRAPTSLSSNPDKCDGTKANVVWTTGGYFNQSIEITPQSVETEVVSSAIKSKEFISLAYNTPYNVKVYTGVGVCSLQPYAETSFTSAFEKASDPVITVTDNICNSSWTYPESRRDEVQGFKVVVTERENVANSAESTIFNETTTDFNNTISQANPNSLYKITVQTLACIGNSDVQEKSCTTPVAAPDSQNINLIETETPSETDTSQGIPLTIQSISERNGKIECLYVVGRYRPEGDAFSTFQITDEMFNGMNEYTDDLTENQDYIAFAVTNNDRNITIGDGANEVTSCPSGSRRKKRATVQNVSKRGRNGPLKVGNYQFYIITATKDGNTLFITNGPWTKQIKVNAAPTNPIVIVLPIVIIILIIIIIILIVLLWRKRQNKKEEQTPPPPPTAVSQTRHAHINAAFSDNVYENPTKDTSIAVENLRSTYQSKHADEDRLFREEYRALATEVSELNIHYSYAMAPEVREKNRFSNIHPANESRVVLRREGTFMYSDYINASYIDGYRQPRKFIAAQGPLPNTMSDFWYMVWEQESTVIVMLTRVNESGRKKCEKYWPDNREQSTFENLIVSSVNEVEYGPIVKRTFELWNPNQSEKKLMVEQFHYITWPDHGVPITTSDLFYLRRMVLESQVNNPSPIIVHCSAGVGRTGTFIALDYLSQQMERESKVDIYGVVFNMRKKRKEMVQTVEQYGLLHKLMLEKHLFGTTDLKTAEFGNTYGSHYEAVDIEDGFYNLSIVPPIIGDINIPEDARTKIRDKDVVPYDHCKVVIRMRPSEDSARFINASFVKTYGANEVMIACQGPVQSNVEDFWRVILDNNVSCIVMLSKLDEGEEEHCSQYWPTNCENPRSFGDITVSMQSETKENEFTERWIQVSEKVLHLRRSLNVMQLQYEKWPRTGVPTNGADILSIIARSHSSKKILSGNRTTPILVHCRDGAGRTGTFCAVANLVERLKNEDRIDIFRTVKDLRDMRPLMVRTLEQYRFCFKTVQEYLDSFQLYANFK, from the exons ATGGCATCAAAGGtagtatatattattatatttacaaTCATCTTTTGTGCCATATTTAATACATCTCATGGGATACCTGGAGATTGCCCCACGGAAGACAGCAGTTACTGCAATGCTGGGGAATGTGAAAATAGTACTGAAGTCAACGGGACACATTACTGTGtctgtaattttaatattatcgGAGTATGGTGTAATGCAA CTTGGACTCTGACTGCATCTGTATCGGTGTCTGTACCAGAAGTGAATAATCCAGTAACATTCACTATCGAGTCTTCTCAGAATGCACAAGTTAATTTGACTTCACCAAAGCATGAAGTGTTAACGGCGTCTGCACCCGGCCCATCctttgtatataaatatattgtatcGTCAGTATCATTCAGCGACATCGGAGAGTATAATTTTGACGCATTTCTATCATATGAGGGACTGGACTTTTCAAATTCAGCATTAGCTAAAATCGATTATG tGCTCACGGTTGAAATAACTCCATCTTCTcagcaaatatattttcaaaaaggaGACACTGAGATGTCGCTTACGGTTAATGTCATAACATCCAATGATAATTTTACCAATGTTACTGTCCTTGTCACGAAAGATGCAGTAAGTGAAACTGTGAAGATAAACAGTGATGGCAAAGCAACTTACAATTTTGACGACGCAATTTCTACTGACGATTCGGGCACTTATCTATTCACGGCAACGGAAAAGTATGGAGAATTTACTAGGACTAAAACAGCAGAAATCAATGTGACAGTAGAAG TTCCTGCTGAAGCCCCAACAATTGGTTCTTCTGGAAATTCGTTGACAGTTACAAGAGGTTCCGGCCAAAATCTGACATGCAACGAGAATGGAGGGAATCCAACACCTACAGTTATGTGGCTAAAAGATGGAAAAAAGGTCCTTCTTGGAAGTGATTCATCTACAGTTTATCAGACAGCAACAGGAGTATTGGTTTTCAGTCAAACTGTGCCTTTCGACGCTGGGGGTAATTACACATGTACTGCACAAAATTACCTCCAAAGCTccggaaaaaataaaacagcatcGATATCTATTTCGATTACAATCGAAG GAAAACCTGAATTAATAAATTCGggttcaaattcaaatttgcaaaatgAAACGGTGACTTTCTCGTGTGATTTTGATGCCTGGCCATCTTCGTCAATTAGCTGGATATTTAATGGAACAATGATATCAGATAATGaacaattttcaatttccacAAAAGATGCAGTCGAGGCGTACAGGAAAAATTCGGAACTCAAAATAAGACATTCCGCTCTTTGTCTCGGATCTGGTGTGATTACTTGCAGCgccaaaaataaattaaacacaaaATCGAAAGATTTCGACCTGAATAAAG ATCCATACGGCGTATACAAGGATTTCTACATTATCTTTCCTGCTCAAGAAAAAATTTTTACGGAGGCGGAAAATTACTGCATCGGTTTAGGAGGGAATCTTGTTGATATTCATTCAGTTTCTGAAAGTCAATATATAGAAGAACTTGCGGAATCCAATAGCATAGCAG AGTTTTTCATTGGTTTGAAATATAATGGAACCGATTGGCAATGGACAACCAATACCATTATAACATATACAAATTGGGCAACAACGCCAACAAGTGGATGTGGGTTAAACGTCTACACCAGCGATACCTGGAGCTGGAAAGCTGAAAAATGCAATGACCAAAAGAGATTTGCTTGTAAAGTTAAAG cTGATCGCGCACCAACTTCACTTAGTTCAAACCCAGACAAATGCGACGGTACAAAAGCAAATGTTGTCTGGACTACAGGCGGCTACTTCAATCAGTCAATTGAAATTACACCACAAAGCGTTGAAACAGAGGTTGTTAGCAGTGCTATAAAATCAAAAGAATTCATCAGCTTGGCGTATAATACACCATACAATGTTAAA GTATACACAGGAGTCGGTGTCTGTTCTTTGCAACCGTACGCTGAAACATCTTTCACCTCTGCGTTTGAAAAAGCATCAGATCCTGTCATAACAGTTACAGACAATATTTGTAACAGTTCATGGACGTACCCTGAAAGCAGGAGGGATGAAGTGCAAGGATTTAAA GTTGTAGTAACAGAACGAGAAAATGTTGCAAACAGTGCCGAGTCTACAATATTTAATGAAACAACAACGGATTTCAATAATACCATCTCTCAGGCAAACCCTAACTCATTATATAAAATAACTGTTCAAACACTGGCATGCATTGGTAATAGCGACGTACAAGAAAAAAGTTGCACCACACCCGTTG cGGCTCCAGATTCACAAAACATTAATCTAATAGAAACCGAAACGCCATCTGAAACAGACACATCACAGGGCATTCCACTCACAATTCAAAGTATCTCAGAAAGAAACGGGAAAATTGA GTGTCTTTACGTTGTTGGTCGCTACAGGCCAGAAGGTGATGCTTTCAGTACTTTTCAAATTACAGATGAGATGTTTAACGGCATGAACGAATATACCGATGATTTGACTGAAAATCAAGATTACATCGCTTTTGCTGTAACTAA TAATGACAGAAATATAACAATTGGAGATGGTGCAAATGAAGTTACTTCTTGTCCATCTGGTTCTAGAAGAAAGAAGAGAGCAACCGTTCAAAACGTATCAAAAAG GGGACGAAATGGACCTTTGAAAGTTGGAAACTATCAGTTCTACATTATAACAGCAACCAAAGACGGCAATACTTTATTCATAACAAATGGACCATGgacaaaacaaattaaagtcAATGCAG CTCCAACAAATCCAATCGTTATTGTTCTGCCAATCGTTATCATTATACTTATCATCATCATTATCATTTTGATTGTCTTATTATG GAGGaaaagacaaaataaaaaagaagaGCAAACCCCACCTCCCCCACCAACAGCTGTTTCTCAAACAAGGCATGCGCATATAAATGCAG CTTTCTCAGATAACGTTTACGAAAACCCTACAAAAGATACTTCGATTGCAGTGGAAAATCTTAGATCTACTTATCAGAGTAAACACGCGGACGAAGATCGTCTCTTTAGAGAAGAATACAGG GCTCTTGCAACCGAAGTCAGCGAACTTAATATCCACTATAGTTATGCAATGGCTCCCGAAGTTCGAGAAAAGAATAGATTTTCCAACATTCACCCAG CAAACGAAAGTCGAGTTGTTCTTCGTCGCGAGGGAACGTTCATGTATTCTGATTATATCAATGCATCTTATATTGAC GGATATAGACAACCAAGAAAATTTATTGCTGCACAAGGACCCTTACCTAACACAATGAGCGATTTCTGGTATATGGTTTGGGAGCAAGAGTCGACAGTTATTGTCATGCTAACCAGAGTAAACGAAAGTGGAAGG AAAAAATGTGAGAAATATTGGCCAGATAACAGAGAACAGtcaacatttgaaaatttaattgtcAGCTCGGTTAACGAGGTGGAATATGGGCCTATTGTAAAAAGAACATTTGAGTTGTGGAATCCAAACCAGTCTGAGAAG AAACTAATGGTAGAACAGTTTCATTACATAACATGGCCTGATCACGGAGTTCCGATCACAACATCAGATCTTTTCTATCTACGACGAATGGTCCTGGAAAGTCAAGTAAATAATCCGAGTCCAATCATTGTTCATTGCAG TGCTGGAGTGGGTAGAACTGGTACATTTATCGCTCTTGATTATTTAAGTCAGCAAATGGAAAGGGAGAGTAAAGTTGATATTTACGGAGTGGTTTTCAACATGAGAAAGAAACGCAAAGAGATGGTGCAAACAGTG GAACAATACGGACTTCTACACAAATTGATGCTCGAAAAGCATTTGTTTGGAACAACCGATTTGAAAACTGCCGAATTCGGAAATACGTATGG ATCACATTATGAAGCTGTCGATATTGAAGATGGATTTTACAATTTATCAATTGTTCCCCCTATCATAGGAGATATAAACATACCCGAAGACGCACGAACAAAAATTCGAGACAAGGATGTTGTTCCAT ATGATCATTGCAAGGTTGTCATCCGAATGAGACCAAGTGAAGACAGTGCTCGTTTCATCAACGCATCATTTGTCAAA ACCTATGGAGCAAATGAAGTCATGATTGCATGCCAAGGACCTGTACAATCCAATGTTGAAGATTTTTGGAGAGTGATTCTTGATAATAATGTATCATGTATTGTAATGTTGTCCAAGCTAGATGAAGGAGAAGAG GAGCATTGTAGTCAATATTGGCCAACAAATTGTGAAAACCCTCGCTCATTTGGTGATATTACAGTATCGATGCAATCGGAAACAAAAGAGAACGAATTTACGGAACGATGGATTCAAGTGTCCGAGAAAGTACTTCAT CTTCGGCGATCTCTGAATGTCATGCAATTGCAATATGAAAAATGGCCCAGAACAGGAGTACCGACGAATGGAGCTGATATACTGAGTATCATTGCCAGAAGTCACTCAAGTAAAAAAATACTGAGCGGAAACCGAACAACTCCGATATTAGTTCATTGTCG TGATGGAGCTGGTAGAACTGGGACATTTTGTGCGGTAGCTAACCTTGTAGAAAGACTAAAAAATGAAGACAGAATTGATATCTTCAGAACGGTAAAAGATTTGAGAGATATGAGACCGCTGATGGTCAGAACTTTG GAACAATATCGATTCTGTTTTAAAACGGTCCAAGAATATTTGGATTCTTTTCAACTTTATGCCAATTTCAAGTGA